A genome region from candidate division KSB1 bacterium includes the following:
- a CDS encoding GNAT family N-acetyltransferase, translating to MKMFKLVSSYDELLKVHMVRAIVFMAGQQCPYHIEIDEYEYSSLHILGELDGEPVAAARLRFVDGFAKFERIAVRDPWRGKGIGHRLVDYMMRVARQHGFEQMKMHAQLYLLDFYKQHGFAPRGDVFKEADIDHMLMILPKSE from the coding sequence ATGAAAATGTTTAAACTGGTGTCTTCCTACGACGAGCTGCTCAAAGTGCATATGGTGCGCGCCATTGTGTTTATGGCCGGACAGCAATGTCCCTACCATATTGAGATCGATGAATATGAATACAGCAGCCTGCATATTCTGGGGGAACTGGATGGCGAACCCGTGGCTGCGGCGCGTCTGCGTTTTGTGGACGGATTTGCCAAATTTGAACGCATTGCCGTGCGCGACCCCTGGCGCGGCAAGGGGATCGGTCACCGGCTTGTGGACTATATGATGCGGGTTGCGCGTCAGCACGGATTCGAGCAGATGAAAATGCACGCTCAGCTGTATCTGCTTGATTTTTACAAACAACATGGCTTCGCGCCCCGGGGTGACGTGTTCAAAGAAGCGGATATTGACCATATGCTGATGATTTTGCCGAAATCCGAATAA
- a CDS encoding RNA methyltransferase translates to MIPVENIIRIERTDDERLVCYCNVRDNSLAAHGLFLAEGGFLVQRLLESDYTVVSLFVSEKRLERVRNWLPADVPVYTAPESVLSESVGFHFHRGVMALARRQPLWSDDRMLSQISAIQRLLILPEINNTENLGLILRSAAGLGFSNVLLGSSCCDPFSRRALRTGMGASLRLHLAVSADLNVSFAAIRDLNIPIHAAALTADAAPLNQVRPPERVALMLGPEAYGLTEDCLRYSDQSVVIPMHNDTDSLNVAVAAGILMYHYRI, encoded by the coding sequence GTGATCCCGGTGGAAAATATCATTCGAATTGAGCGCACTGACGACGAGCGGCTTGTATGCTACTGCAATGTACGTGACAACTCTCTGGCGGCGCACGGCCTGTTTCTGGCCGAAGGCGGGTTTCTGGTGCAGCGGCTGCTCGAGTCGGACTATACCGTGGTTTCACTGTTTGTCTCCGAAAAGCGGCTTGAACGGGTGCGGAATTGGCTGCCCGCTGATGTGCCGGTTTATACGGCGCCGGAATCGGTGCTGTCGGAGAGTGTCGGATTTCACTTTCATCGCGGGGTTATGGCTCTGGCGCGGCGTCAGCCGCTGTGGTCCGATGACCGTATGTTGTCGCAGATATCCGCGATTCAGCGTCTGCTGATCCTGCCGGAAATCAACAATACGGAGAATCTGGGCCTGATCCTGCGCAGCGCCGCGGGATTGGGTTTCTCCAATGTGCTGCTCGGTTCATCCTGCTGCGATCCGTTTTCGCGCCGCGCTCTGCGCACCGGCATGGGCGCCAGTCTGCGTTTGCACCTGGCTGTGAGTGCGGACCTGAACGTTTCGTTTGCCGCGATTCGGGACCTGAACATTCCGATTCACGCCGCAGCATTGACCGCGGACGCAGCGCCGCTGAATCAGGTGCGGCCGCCGGAGCGGGTTGCGCTCATGCTCGGTCCCGAGGCCTACGGCCTGACGGAGGATTGTCTGCGGTATAGCGATCAAAGTGTTGTCATTCCCATGCATAACGACACGGATTCCCTGAATGTAGCGGTGGCCGCCGGCATCCTGATGTATCATTACAGAATTTGA
- a CDS encoding T9SS type A sorting domain-containing protein → MRADSGMFVRYYAVFFRAEPDTGKLIPTETGIDGLYPNPANPSTTLHYSLSQPSHIKIVLYNILGRQVRTLYNGNKQAGQWTVHWDGTNSKGLSVSSGVYFLKMIVQEESGKIRHIHKQKIMFQK, encoded by the coding sequence ATGCGCGCAGACAGTGGAATGTTTGTTCGTTATTATGCGGTTTTTTTCAGGGCCGAACCGGATACAGGAAAATTAATACCGACAGAAACCGGAATTGATGGATTATACCCCAATCCGGCCAATCCCTCGACCACCTTGCATTATTCTCTTTCCCAACCGTCACATATCAAAATTGTTCTTTACAATATTCTCGGGCGACAGGTCAGGACACTGTACAATGGCAACAAGCAAGCGGGACAATGGACTGTACATTGGGATGGAACCAATTCCAAAGGTCTGAGCGTGTCCAGTGGCGTTTATTTTCTTAAAATGATTGTACAGGAAGAATCCGGCAAAATCCGGCACATCCATAAACAGAAAATTATGTTTCAAAAATAG
- a CDS encoding sulfatase-like hydrolase/transferase has product MIRINSTRLRERQIRAVEYLDTVLERLFNSVPVNTYITVTSDHGELFGEQGYFGHGPIMHDKVFEVPFVEGRL; this is encoded by the coding sequence TTGATCAGGATAAACTCAACCAGGCTGCGCGAGCGGCAAATTCGTGCTGTCGAATACCTGGACACAGTGCTGGAACGGCTGTTCAATTCGGTTCCGGTCAATACCTATATCACCGTGACTTCGGATCACGGTGAGCTGTTTGGCGAACAGGGCTATTTCGGGCACGGTCCCATTATGCATGACAAGGTCTTTGAGGTGCCGTTTGTGGAAGGGCGCTTGTGA
- a CDS encoding DUF4097 family beta strand repeat-containing protein, producing the protein MNRINIISGLAVLLLVTAVSAKTIDKHFNKIYKSVDDQTVLELKHGDGDVVVRSWDRDEVEVDVRYRAKISGLGASDDFDVDFEQRGNRIKIVGKEPAFSFGLFGMRTYEYVYTIHAPAYVQLDLHGADGDVDISERRADITIKNADGDVHIRDVVNEQTRLSMVDGDCELDNISGNLEIHCVDGDVWLNEIESRDCNIQAIDGDITIRHASGVFQIQAVDGDIQMRDAYADKVQINASDGDIDLDLRTVRRINADVQTGDGDIRVRIEKDLSAEVQISTGDGNIRADLSRASQVNTGEDYYSCVLNDGNGSIRIRTGDGDVCLGN; encoded by the coding sequence GTGAATCGTATTAACATTATATCGGGTTTGGCCGTGCTGCTGCTGGTCACCGCGGTTTCCGCCAAAACCATTGACAAACATTTCAATAAAATTTACAAATCCGTGGATGACCAGACGGTCCTTGAGCTCAAGCACGGTGACGGCGATGTGGTCGTGCGTTCCTGGGATCGCGACGAGGTCGAGGTGGATGTGCGTTACCGAGCCAAAATATCCGGGTTGGGCGCTTCGGATGATTTTGATGTGGATTTCGAGCAGCGCGGAAATCGTATTAAAATCGTCGGCAAAGAGCCGGCATTTTCATTTGGATTGTTCGGAATGCGCACCTATGAATATGTCTATACGATTCATGCGCCCGCATATGTGCAGCTCGATTTGCATGGTGCGGACGGTGACGTCGATATCTCGGAAAGGCGCGCGGATATTACGATTAAAAACGCGGACGGTGATGTGCATATCCGTGATGTTGTCAATGAACAGACCCGCCTGTCCATGGTTGACGGCGATTGTGAACTGGACAATATATCCGGCAACCTGGAAATTCACTGTGTGGATGGAGATGTGTGGCTGAATGAAATTGAATCCCGCGATTGTAACATCCAGGCCATAGACGGAGATATCACCATCCGGCATGCCTCCGGCGTCTTTCAGATCCAGGCGGTAGACGGGGATATCCAGATGCGCGATGCCTATGCCGACAAAGTGCAGATCAATGCCTCTGACGGTGATATTGATCTCGACTTGCGCACCGTGCGCCGTATCAATGCCGATGTGCAGACCGGCGACGGGGATATCCGTGTCCGTATCGAAAAAGATCTGTCCGCCGAGGTGCAGATATCCACCGGGGACGGCAATATCCGCGCAGATCTATCACGCGCCTCTCAGGTAAACACGGGAGAGGATTACTATTCCTGTGTTTTGAATGACGGGAACGGCAGTATCCGGATTCGTACCGGTGACGGGGATGTTTGTCTGGGAAACTGA
- a CDS encoding IS4 family transposase: protein MEPIKAILSKVPPLVSRGDRPLQMTFEDQLNALVFYHLEEHESGTHLVQVLQEDTFAREHIAPKDGIKKSSFFEAINNRGLEQLAVVFNELQAKAAATIPNQFEHLGKLVAIDGSLIDAVLSMTWADYRNGSKKAKVHLGFDINRSIPTKLYLTGGLAGERPFVDQILSSDQSGVLDRGYQCHKRFDQWQEDGRQFFCRIKASTRKICLYAHDIKPESIVFYDAIVLLGTPGTNQTKKSIRLVGYKIGNVKYWIATNRYDLSAEDVAQAYKLRWEIENFFAWWKRHLKVYHLIARSQYGLMVQILGGLITYLLLAIYCHENYNEKVNIERVRELRIQIQNEVRDSDKKNRRKSHRKNRRNYLRAKT from the coding sequence ATGGAACCGATCAAGGCTATCTTGTCCAAGGTACCACCATTAGTTTCACGAGGAGATCGACCTCTGCAAATGACATTTGAAGATCAACTCAATGCCCTCGTGTTTTATCATCTTGAAGAGCATGAATCAGGGACTCATCTTGTCCAGGTTCTTCAAGAAGATACATTTGCTCGGGAGCATATTGCCCCGAAAGATGGAATCAAAAAAAGTAGCTTTTTTGAGGCTATCAACAATCGCGGCCTCGAACAACTAGCTGTTGTTTTTAATGAACTTCAAGCCAAAGCTGCGGCCACTATCCCAAATCAATTTGAACATTTGGGGAAGCTTGTTGCCATCGATGGTTCTTTGATTGATGCTGTTCTTTCAATGACTTGGGCTGATTATAGAAACGGCTCTAAAAAGGCAAAAGTTCATCTCGGTTTTGATATCAATCGGTCCATTCCAACAAAACTATATCTCACAGGCGGTTTAGCCGGTGAACGACCATTTGTCGATCAAATACTCTCTTCTGACCAGTCCGGCGTTCTTGATCGGGGCTATCAATGCCATAAACGCTTTGACCAATGGCAGGAGGACGGTCGTCAATTTTTCTGCCGCATCAAAGCATCGACGAGAAAAATATGTCTTTATGCACATGACATAAAACCAGAAAGCATTGTTTTTTATGATGCTATAGTTTTATTGGGGACGCCGGGCACCAATCAAACAAAAAAGTCGATACGACTTGTCGGTTATAAAATCGGCAATGTAAAATACTGGATCGCGACAAATCGTTATGACCTCTCTGCAGAAGATGTTGCTCAGGCATACAAACTTCGTTGGGAAATTGAAAATTTCTTCGCTTGGTGGAAACGCCATCTCAAAGTCTATCATCTCATAGCTCGAAGTCAGTACGGACTTATGGTTCAAATTCTCGGCGGCCTCATTACATATTTGCTGCTGGCAATCTATTGTCATGAAAATTATAACGAAAAAGTTAACATCGAAAGAGTGCGAGAACTCCGTATTCAAATTCAAAATGAAGTGCGAGATTCCGACAAGAAAAATCGTAGAAAATCTCATAGAAAAAATCGACGAAATTACTTACGTGCAAAAACCTAA
- a CDS encoding C1 family peptidase: MRRILVLLFVCAVCSYASDSAITDDMLQSFKENLSKDTHFKAAQNAVAHNDVRDIARNRDMQGKIDDLFTDKIDVDPVTDQQSSGRCWLFTSLNVLRPKVMETLNVKSFEFSENYSYFWDQLEKANLFLENVISTRDKDITDRKVEWLFRHPIGDGGLWNNAVAVIEKYGMVPKSVMPESHNSENTRVMRYVVRQKLRRAALAIRDLHEQGADLEQLRQRKQQALTDVYKLLVLHLGEPPESFTWRYRDKDDSLHAAKTYTPMSFYNEVVGTDLNDYVMLMHDPTREFYKLYEIEWDRNRYDAQNWTYVNLPLDELKQMAVTSIRDHEAMYFSCDVGKQMDRDAGILSIDNYEYEALFGVPLSMSKKQRILSRQSGSSHAMSLMGVDTTADGSVRKWLLENSWGKESGHNGFMIMTDEWFDEYMFRLVVKKEFVPAPVLAVLKQTPIKLAPWDPMYLPYEDQ, from the coding sequence ATGCGTCGTATTTTAGTGCTTTTGTTTGTTTGCGCTGTGTGCAGCTATGCCTCAGACAGCGCCATCACGGATGATATGCTGCAATCGTTCAAAGAAAATTTGTCCAAAGACACGCACTTTAAAGCCGCTCAGAATGCCGTGGCGCACAATGATGTGCGCGATATTGCGCGCAACCGCGATATGCAGGGCAAAATTGACGATTTGTTCACGGACAAGATCGACGTGGATCCGGTCACCGATCAGCAGAGCAGCGGCCGCTGCTGGCTGTTCACCAGTCTGAATGTGCTGCGTCCCAAAGTGATGGAAACACTGAATGTGAAATCGTTTGAATTCTCGGAAAATTACTCGTATTTCTGGGATCAGCTGGAAAAGGCTAATCTGTTTTTAGAAAATGTGATCTCGACCCGGGACAAAGATATCACGGACCGCAAGGTCGAATGGCTATTCCGGCATCCCATCGGCGACGGCGGTTTGTGGAACAATGCCGTGGCCGTGATCGAGAAATACGGTATGGTGCCCAAATCCGTGATGCCCGAATCGCACAACAGCGAAAATACACGCGTGATGCGTTATGTCGTGCGTCAAAAACTGCGCCGCGCTGCCCTGGCCATCCGTGATCTGCATGAACAGGGCGCCGATCTTGAACAGCTGCGGCAGCGCAAACAACAAGCGCTCACTGATGTGTACAAGCTGCTGGTTCTGCATCTCGGCGAACCGCCCGAATCGTTTACCTGGCGCTACCGGGACAAGGATGACAGTTTGCATGCGGCAAAAACCTATACTCCGATGTCTTTCTACAACGAGGTGGTCGGCACGGATCTGAACGATTATGTCATGCTCATGCACGATCCCACACGCGAGTTTTACAAACTCTATGAAATTGAATGGGACCGCAACCGTTATGACGCGCAAAACTGGACCTATGTCAATCTGCCGCTGGACGAACTCAAACAGATGGCGGTCACCTCTATCCGCGACCATGAAGCCATGTACTTTTCCTGCGATGTGGGCAAGCAAATGGACCGCGACGCCGGAATTCTGAGCATTGACAATTACGAATATGAAGCGCTGTTCGGTGTGCCGCTGTCCATGAGCAAAAAACAGCGCATCCTGTCGCGCCAGAGCGGTTCCTCGCACGCCATGTCCCTGATGGGCGTGGACACCACAGCGGACGGCAGCGTGCGCAAATGGCTGCTGGAAAACAGCTGGGGCAAAGAGAGCGGCCATAACGGCTTTATGATCATGACCGATGAATGGTTTGACGAGTACATGTTCCGGCTGGTGGTCAAAAAAGAGTTTGTTCCGGCCCCGGTTCTGGCGGTCCTCAAACAAACCCCGATCAAACTCGCGCCGTGGGACCCCATGTACCTGCCGTACGAAGATCAGTAG